One stretch of Zingiber officinale cultivar Zhangliang chromosome 6B, Zo_v1.1, whole genome shotgun sequence DNA includes these proteins:
- the LOC121989627 gene encoding UDP-glycosyltransferase 88B1-like, protein MAKGKVVLLPIPGAGHIMSMFEFAKLLHRYHFHVTVLIAPLPALPVEDCIATVVAPSLDIDFCHLQPVDLPKDFDGPEDFIFAYMEEQKQQIKSVLHDLLRSDDAPLAALIVDFFATGAIDVAAELGVPCYVYYASNAASLALMLYLPTLEEKFPVEFEEMEEEVRVPGVCPIPPISMPSPFMRKKSRSYTCFIHHDRRYSELKGIVINTFTDLEPVTLRALEEGLCGPGRRTPPVYPVGPLIAREDGEKNRQHECVVWLDGQPARSVAFLCFGSGGCFNAAQVGEIAAGLERSGCLFLWALRVASEEEVYGRRKPADAKLEEVLPEGFLERTKARGMVWPSWAPQVEILAHRAVGGFVTHCGWNSCLESLQCGVPLLGWPLYAEQHSNAVVMAEEMGVALQLKVERANDNFVTAEELERGVRALMGESEEGRRVRAKAEEMMAAAKKAWEDGGSSFVNMEALVQELLAK, encoded by the coding sequence ATGGCGAAAGGCAAAGTGGTGCTCCTCCCGATCCCCGGCGCCGGCCACATCATGTCCATGTTCGAGTTTGCCAAACTCCTCCACCGCTACCACTTCCACGTCACCGTCCTCATCGCTCCTCTCCCTGCCTTACCCGTTGAGGACTGTATCGCCACCGTCGTCGCCCCCAGCCTCGACATCGACTTCTGCCATCTCCAGCCCGTCGATCTGCCAAAGGACTTCGACGGACCCGAGGATTTCATATTCGCTTACATGGAGGAGCAAAAACAGCAAATCAAATCCGTGCTCCATGACCTCTTGCGCTCCGACGACGCCCCTTTAGCCGCTTTAATCGTCGACTTCTTTGCCACCGGAGCGATCGACGTCGCCGCCGAGCTCGGTGTCCCTTGCTATGTCTACTACGCCTCCAACGCCGCCAGCCTCGCTCTTATGCTCTATCTCCCAACCCTCGAGGAGAAGTTCCCCGTGGAGTTCGaggagatggaagaagaggtGAGGGTTCCGGGCGTGTGCCCCATCCCGCCGATCTCGATGCCGTCGCCCTTTATGAGGAAGAAGAGCAGGAGTTACACTTGCTTCATCCACCATGACCGGCGCTACTCCGAGCTTAAAGGCATCGTGATCAACACCTTCACGGATCTTGAGCCGGTGACGCTGCGGGCGCTGGAAGAGGGTCTCTGCGGGCCCGGCCGTCGGACACCGCCGGTGTACCCCGTCGGTCCGCTGATCGCGCGTGAGGACGGCGAGAAAAATCGGCAGCACGAGTGTGTCGTGTGGCTCGACGGGCAGCCGGCACGCTCAGTGGCGTTCCTCTGCTTCGGGAGCGGAGGCTGCTTCAACGCGGCGCAGGTGGGGGAGATAGCGGCGGGGCTGGAGCGTAGCGGGTGCCTGTTCTTGTGGGCGCTCCGGGTGGCGTCGGAGGAGGAGGTGTACGGTAGACGGAAGCCGGCGGATGCGAAGCTGGAGGAGGTTCTGCCGGAGGGGTTTCTGGAGCGAACGAAGGCGAGGGGGATGGTATGGCCGTCGTGGGCGCCGCAAGTTGAGATACTAGCTCACCGGGCGGTGGGGGGATTCGTGACGCACTGCGGGTGGAACTCGTGCCTGGAGAGCCTGCAGTGCGGGGTCCCCCTGTTGGGGTGGCCGCTGTACGCGGAGCAGCATTCGAACGCGGTGGTGATGGCGGAGGAAATGGGGGTGGCGCTGCAGCTGAAGGTGGAGAGGGCGAATGACAACTTTGTGACGGCGGAGGAGTTGGAGAGGGGAGTGAGGGCGTTAATGGGGGAGAGCGAGGAAGGAAGGAGAGTGAGGGCGAAGGCCGAGGAGATGATGGCGGCGGCTAAGAAGGCATGGGAAGATGGTGGATCTTCCTTTGTAAACATGGAAGCCCTAGTGCAGGAGCTGCTCgccaaatga